Part of the Henckelia pumila isolate YLH828 chromosome 2, ASM3356847v2, whole genome shotgun sequence genome is shown below.
CGGCACTCAAAAAGTTAACTTTGTCTGGTTGTCGCCTTAGTTGGAAAAATTTGACCATGGTTGGTTCGTTACCCAATCTTGAAGTTCTCATACTAAAATTTGGTGCCTGCTTAGGTGAAGTGTGGGAACCAAATGAGGAAGAATTTCAAAAGTTAAAATTCCTGCAACTTTATAGTTTAGATATCGTGGAATGGAGAGCCGATGATTCCCACTTTTCCAAGCTTGAGTGCCTCAAAATCAGTGTGTGCTGGAAATTGAAAGAGATCCCAATTGAAATTGGGAACATACAAACACTTGAAAAGATCGAATTGGAAAATGGAAGCCCCTCGGCTGAGGATTCTGCTAGACAGATTCTGGACGAACAACGGAGCTTGGGTAATGAAGTCCTTCAACTTTGTATTTTGTGATTCTCAAGTAAAATAGTGTCCAGTGCTAATTTTGATGATTCTCATTTCTCCTTAGATTTATTTCTTGTGGAATTGTAATTGCAGAAATCacttcaataatatatagtaaaattttatatgaaatataGTGAAATtaaagtaatttttattttaagtcaatATTTGAACTTctaatttaatgtttttttattacTAAATTATAATGCTaaggttttattttaaaatattggtATTTATGAGGAAAAAGTATTTTAGGAGAGAGAAAAAGAATTGGTATGGCTCGAGAGGGTGGAGTTTAACCCCGCTCGAGAGATCAAAAGTAATTACTATCAATACTTCAACTTCATAAAATTTGTTCACAAATTAATATGCCGAAAATCGAATGTCGACattcataatttaatatatatatttatgttttttttcttttttgttttatcACACTTAGAAAGCTTCAACTATTTTCTAACCAAATATTTTACCAAGATCGattgtttttttccaaaacaacGGGGAATTTTTTTTACCCAATCCCGATTATTCTTTTTGGGTTGGTGTCGGaaactaaaactaaaactaaTACAAAATCGAGTTCAGGTACCGACTTCTACTATAGTGaatattgttttttatttatttatattgacATCGTTTAATAACTAGATTCTGGAGCTGCCCTGGGGGCAGGCAGGGCTTATGCCCAGGGTGGGGCCCCAAATTTGTTATAAATTTttgttatacatatatattataaatattatgtattaattgagtttaattaattattattatattataattattactaAAAAATTAAGAATATGTATGCACAGTTTTCAACAAAGTATGTTCAAAATTGATATGTTCAATTTTCGCTTAATTCATCACCTCTCAATTTGGTGTTGTTTGTCGTCGACCATCACTTTTCATTGTCTCTACTTGATTATCGATTTTCTTAGTCTTGACTTTTATAGCTTTATGTCAACCAATTTTTTCTTTGCCTATGTgtgaattaaaatttaactaTGACTCAttcaatttaattttgatttcatGTTATATGTTAATATTTATTGTTAATTTCAAATCGAGGTTGAAAATCTATAGATTAGAGGTACGAATCTTGAAatctaatttttaaaattgaggtttttattagttaatttaaCTTTGAATACCTAAATTAACttcttctaaattaaattaacacCCTAAATTGTGTGTTCTGATAGTTCatgatgattttttttggataatTGCATAATTATATTTACAAAATATGAAAGATAATTTCGTATAATTCaattatatttgatattttaaattaatgtaAAAAACTCTTGTTTTAAACTTGGCCTCGGGCCTCATTTTTCTTTAGACCGCCCCTGATTAGATTATATAATTTaacttatattaaaaaataaaaatatttaatttggaaaaaaaaccTCAGTTTAAAAATGATAGTCCAAATCGAAAATTGTAGTTTTGTTTAGACTGGGAGCCGACCCGGTCTATACATAGagtaaaaagtaatatttttcatggTTCGTGTAGGCCCCGAATtgcaatataataaatatattcaatTTACAGTAGCAGAAGCGTGTACAATCTTTAAATTTACACAAATGATTGTCAAAATACTACTACAATAGTAGGATCTCATAAAGTCATAGACTCATAGTCTTGCTAATCCAACAATTCACTTTTCATAATTCCCTTCCTATTCGATATCTGGTAAACCTGAAAGAGAGGTTAATTCATTAAGAGTGAGGTAATAAACTGGGATTATATATTTGTAACAAAACAAACGATAATATATCAGTGCAATATGAAATATCATGTATCAGTAATTTTTTGTCTATAAACTATATTTGGGCATGCCTAATTTACAATCTaaacatatttttaatatttggaaCATAAATTAAATGTAGCACTGACTTTTAGTTTTATCAAATActtatgatgaaaatgttctaaACTTAATTTAAACATTAGGATGTTAATAGTCTTATattgttaaaatttttatcCATGGACTAAAGAAAAACTTGACAACGTATATGAAGAAATTGTAAACtagtaaaaatattattattagcacaataatatttaattttaatatcattaatttaacttaatataataaaactattcatgtattatttcatataaaataaatttaacaaatatttaatatatataattgtttaaaaaaaaaattaccctttaattaatttttgtgtttagatttatttttttaagtcaaacTTAACCATTAATTATAATTGAATTATTCTATGAGGagattttggtttattttaataatttctcTGTATAATATTATACACTTCGCATGAATtagttgattaattaattactttAGCAAACAATCCCAAATTGAAAGAAAAGtaaaaaaccaaaacaaaacaaaaaaagacAAACAAAATGGTACTACACCTACACCATGTGATGCTTTCCTCTGCACATCAGACCCTTCCAAACACATTGCATGTTTAGTTCGTTGAAAAATGGGTGGTGGACTTAGTGTCACATTATCCGCAATAATTTTCTCCGTTGATAAGCACCCTCTCCTCCCTTCTTCGAAACATTAATTGATGAACAAAAAATGGTGTTGATCAATCTATTTCTATATCTTGTGACAGGTTTTTTCTTGGTATATTTTGTTACAAAATGGCTGAATACCAACAAAAGATTACCACCATCACCACCAAAGCTACCGATTTTGGGAAATCTTCATCAGTTGAGTCCACTGACTCACCGTTCCTTTCGATCGTTGGGGCGAAAATATGGGCCGGTCTTGCTTCTCCACTTCGGTAGCATGCCGGTGTTCATCGTTCAATCGGCCGAAGCAGCCAAGGAGATCACGAAAACAAATGATCTCATGTTTGCTGATAAGCCCAATTCAAGAATCACAGACAAGCTACTCTACAACTCCAAGGACATACTCGCGGCGCCTTACGGCGAGTATTGGAGGAAAATGAAGAGCATGTGTGTTCTCCAGCTACTGAATGCGAAAAGGGTTCAGTTCTTTCATTCCATCAGGGAGGAGGAAACGGCCCTTTTGGTGGCGAGGATCAAGTCGTTTTCTTCGCCGGTGAACTTGAGTGAATTGTTCCTGTCGCTTGCCAATGACTTGATCTGCAGGTCGGCTTTTGGAAGGAAGTACACTGACGGGGAATTTGGGAAGAGGTTCCCAATGCTTCTGAAGGAACTTTTGCATCTGTTGGGGAGTGTAAGGATTGGAGAATTTATTCCTTATCTTGCTTGGATCGATCGCGTTAGCGGTTTTGATGCCAAAGTGGATAGGCTTGCTAAAGAATTTGATGATTTCTTGGAGATGGTAGTCGAAGAGCACATGAATACAGGGCAAGAAAATGGTGAAGCAGAGCTGCTGAAGGAGGAAAAAGGCAGAGAGTGTTTGGTTGACATTTTGCTCAAGATTTACAAGGATAATGCGACTGGTCTCTACCTTGACAGAGATAATATCAAAGGGATTATTTTGGTGAGAGCTTCTTCCTTCAAAAGTCACAACACATTGTCTCATTTTCATTCCAAACATGgtgattattgaattaattgcAGACATACCCCCGAAAACACGTGTGAACAAGGGTATGTGCTTAAAAATATGGGATGTATCTGCTCATATTAATCTAcaaattttttcacaaaaaagtATGACCAGAATCAAGAAACATTCCCATTAACTATATGTCAAATTAACCCTAAGACATTTAGAATTTCTTGGGATTGTGTGTAACAAGTCATGGTGATACTGTCACAACAAGTGTTAACTAATAATAATCTGAAAACAGGACATACTAGTCGGGGGAACCGATACTACTTCCACAACACTGGAGTGGGCAATGACGGAACTTCTACGCCACCCGACCGTCTTAAAGAAACTGCAAACCGAAGTCCGGGAAATCCTCAAAGGCAAACAGGGCATCACCGATGACGACTTGGAGAAAATGCATTATCTGAAAGCTGTGATCAAAGAAACTCTTCGTTACCACACTCCGATACCATTCATAGCCAGAAAGGCACGGGACAACCTTAAAATCATGGGATATGATATTGCATTGGGGACGATGGTGATAGCCAATGCATGGGCTATTGGTAGAGATCCCGCGTCATGGTCGGAACCCGAGAGCTTCATGCCGGAGAGGTTTTTGGATTATTCGGTAGATTTTAAGGGGCAAGATTTCGGGTTTCTCCCATTTGGTGCCGGGAGAAGGGGTTGCCCGGGGATCACATTCGCAACGGCAAGTGTTGAGCTTGTGTTAGCTAATCTGATGCAAAAGTTTGAATGGGAATTGCCTGATGGGAAAAAAGGGGAGGAATTGGATGCCACAGAGTATCCTGGTGTTACCATTCATAGGAAAAATCCTCTTTTCGTCGTAGCAACTGAGTGCTATTTCTAGCAAATGTCTGGTCGGAACCTGGCTGGTTATCTGTTATTCATAATGGCTAATTGTGTCAATTTGGTCGTGCAAAACTTCTATTTATAATTAGAGTTATGCTACGCGTGATTACATAAATGTTTACATTCACTTCGGAAATTACATAATTATCTCAAATACAGAATAAAAAAATCGGATTTGGATCCCCTATTGTGGCATCCCAACAGTAGGGGATGCTGGGGGCGTTTACCCCCACAGCccaattttcttttttcttttttttttcttttcttaatataTTTTAACTCTTCTATTTTTccttatttttggattttatttcaaatttcttctatatcaaaatattattttttttatatatatatttcaaattttttgttttttttaaccgAATTTCTTCTAAAACCGATGTAATCGAATCGAATTAAACTATGTTAGTTCGGTCGGTAACCACATTAAACAATTTAGttttttaaactattttaaaaataaaaattataaaattaataattgaatatgtggttttTATGATAGTAAAACACATTATgcttgagaaaataaaaaaataagaaaaagattaaatatataaacattAACAAATACCgtataaaaaatcaaaatataattaattatttataattatgttaattcgataaatcaatttttttttatgaaaaccaAAAAGCGAACCCAATAATtgaaattttctaaaaataaaaccgaatattttaattaaccgaaccgaatttttgGTTCTGTCAGTTAATTTGGTTTAACTGATATAATTTTCACTCTTAATTATCTTTAAACCATTCATTTCAACAGAGTGGGTCTCTGACTCGTGCGGAGGGGTCTTATTCGGGGTCAAtcttttttattaatttcaacaaaaatttATCTAATACACATTTTTAATCAACTTTCTTTTTTTCTATGTCAGTTGAAATTAAAGCACACaacatataaattatttatttgtatttcTATATTAACAAGAATTAGATGGCGCATTTTTCTATAAATTATAAGAAAAAAATGATATGAGAAAATttgacaaaataaaaaaaaagaattagaatgtataataaaaacaaaaggcaaaaaaatagaaataaaaaccCCAAAATTTTAGCAACAATAAAAAACCCCaacaatgaaaaaaattaaagaatcaaaaaatatattttttttaaa
Proteins encoded:
- the LOC140883233 gene encoding cytochrome P450 71A8-like, whose product is MVLINLFLYLVTGFFLVYFVTKWLNTNKRLPPSPPKLPILGNLHQLSPLTHRSFRSLGRKYGPVLLLHFGSMPVFIVQSAEAAKEITKTNDLMFADKPNSRITDKLLYNSKDILAAPYGEYWRKMKSMCVLQLLNAKRVQFFHSIREEETALLVARIKSFSSPVNLSELFLSLANDLICRSAFGRKYTDGEFGKRFPMLLKELLHLLGSVRIGEFIPYLAWIDRVSGFDAKVDRLAKEFDDFLEMVVEEHMNTGQENGEAELLKEEKGRECLVDILLKIYKDNATGLYLDRDNIKGIILDILVGGTDTTSTTLEWAMTELLRHPTVLKKLQTEVREILKGKQGITDDDLEKMHYLKAVIKETLRYHTPIPFIARKARDNLKIMGYDIALGTMVIANAWAIGRDPASWSEPESFMPERFLDYSVDFKGQDFGFLPFGAGRRGCPGITFATASVELVLANLMQKFEWELPDGKKGEELDATEYPGVTIHRKNPLFVVATECYF